A single Defluviitalea saccharophila DNA region contains:
- a CDS encoding stage 0 sporulation family protein translates to MNVIGVRFKRAGKIYYFDPGDLEIEQGSHVIVETARGIEYGSVVIANRDVPEEQLVHPLKKVIRIATPEDDEIEFENKRKEKEAFAICKEKIKEHNLEMKLIDVEFTFDNNKIMFYFTAEGRIDFRELVKDLAAIFRTRIELRQIGVRDETKMMGSIGICGKSLCCSTFLSEFQPVSIKMAKEQNLSLNPTKISGVCGRLMCCLKYEEETYKEINEKLPDVGQEVMTPDGKGTVLSVNVLRQLVRVAVVKKEGDTEAGVYSAEVLQFTPSQKKKDEEDNEAIYEEFEE, encoded by the coding sequence ATGAACGTAATAGGAGTTCGTTTTAAAAGAGCGGGAAAAATTTATTATTTTGATCCCGGCGATTTAGAAATAGAACAGGGAAGCCACGTTATTGTGGAAACTGCAAGGGGTATCGAATATGGATCAGTGGTTATAGCCAATAGAGATGTGCCGGAAGAACAATTGGTTCATCCCTTAAAAAAGGTTATAAGGATTGCCACTCCGGAAGATGACGAAATAGAATTTGAAAATAAAAGAAAAGAAAAAGAAGCTTTTGCAATATGTAAAGAAAAAATCAAAGAACATAATTTAGAAATGAAATTAATCGATGTAGAATTTACTTTCGACAATAACAAAATTATGTTTTATTTTACGGCAGAAGGAAGAATAGACTTTAGAGAATTGGTAAAGGATCTGGCAGCTATTTTTAGGACAAGAATTGAACTTCGCCAAATAGGGGTTCGGGATGAAACAAAAATGATGGGAAGCATCGGTATTTGCGGCAAATCCCTATGTTGTTCCACTTTCCTTTCAGAGTTCCAACCGGTATCTATAAAAATGGCCAAAGAACAAAATCTATCTTTAAATCCTACAAAAATCTCCGGTGTCTGCGGAAGGCTTATGTGCTGCTTAAAATATGAAGAAGAAACTTATAAAGAAATTAACGAAAAACTTCCTGATGTTGGACAAGAAGTCATGACTCCGGACGGTAAAGGCACTGTATTATCCGTTAATGTTCTTCGTCAACTCGTAAGGGTGGCAGTTGTTAAAAAAGAAGGGGATACGGAAGCTGGCGTATATTCTGCAGAAGTTCTTCAATTTACTCCTTCTCAGAAGAAAAAAGATGAAGAGGATAATGAAGCAATCTATGAAGAATTTGAAGAATAA
- the rsmI gene encoding 16S rRNA (cytidine(1402)-2'-O)-methyltransferase: MPGRLYLCATPIGNLEDITYRAVRILKEVDLIAAEDTRHTKKLLNHLEINTPLTSYHEHNKATKGPILIEKLKEGLNIALVSDAGTPGISDPGEDLVRLAHENNILVTPVPGASAVISGLIISGLSTRRFAFEGFLPADNKERKERLKKLSKEDRTIVLYEAPHRLSKTLEALYEALGNRKISIIRELTKQYEEVKQCTLEESIIYYQEVSPKGEFVLVIEGLSDEEMKEIEIKKWETISIDEHFKLYIDEGKDQKEAMKLVAKDRGISKREVYQIIHQIK, translated from the coding sequence ATGCCTGGAAGATTATATTTATGCGCAACGCCTATTGGAAATTTAGAAGATATTACATATAGAGCGGTAAGAATTCTAAAGGAAGTGGATTTAATTGCAGCAGAAGATACAAGACACACTAAAAAACTTCTAAATCATCTGGAGATTAATACGCCTTTAACCAGTTACCATGAGCATAATAAAGCAACCAAAGGTCCCATACTCATTGAAAAATTAAAAGAAGGCTTAAATATTGCTCTTGTAAGTGATGCAGGAACTCCTGGAATATCGGATCCGGGAGAAGACCTTGTACGTCTTGCCCATGAAAATAATATCCTGGTGACGCCTGTACCGGGGGCATCTGCAGTCATTTCGGGACTTATAATATCTGGTCTTTCCACGAGAAGATTTGCATTTGAAGGTTTTTTACCTGCGGATAACAAAGAACGAAAAGAAAGACTAAAAAAGCTTTCAAAAGAAGACAGAACCATTGTACTTTATGAGGCACCCCATAGGCTTTCTAAAACCTTAGAAGCCCTTTATGAAGCCTTAGGCAATAGAAAGATATCCATTATAAGAGAACTTACAAAACAATATGAAGAAGTAAAACAATGTACCCTTGAAGAAAGCATAATTTATTATCAGGAGGTTTCGCCAAAAGGGGAATTTGTTTTAGTGATTGAAGGGTTATCCGATGAAGAAATGAAAGAAATAGAAATAAAAAAATGGGAAACCATTAGTATAGATGAGCATTTTAAATTGTACATAGATGAAGGTAAAGACCAAAAGGAAGCCATGAAACTGGTTGCTAAAGACAGGGGCATCAGTAAAAGAGAAGTTTATCAGATCATTCATCAAATCAAATAA
- a CDS encoding aminotransferase class I/II-fold pyridoxal phosphate-dependent enzyme has translation MAEAPLYERLMQYNKEDIYPFHMPGHKLGKILPSSCLLNLDVTEVKGMDNLYEPEEVIAKAQKLLAKTFGAEETIFLVNGSTAGVIASILGVCDPKDQLILARNSHHSAHHGMILGDITPCYINPKIIEPYGLLGGISSEDVEETIKRHPKAKAVFITSPTYEGFTSNIKEIARIAHQYNKILIVDEAHGAHFNFHSSFPKTALSQGADIVIQSLHKTLPALTQCALIHFHGTRANRDRVKQTLRMIQTSSPSYIFMGMMDLLRKTLDEQKEKLFEPYIANLMHLRNTLKEMNHILLLGEELNKQYAIEEIDISRLVFYTGYTNLSGVEIDRLLRNKYKIQMELSSEIHFIGISSIADTKEGFERLLNSMKEIDQGLIFNQKNADIDNILYPPSEIIISPREAFYAPKEVIPLEDAEGKVSSNFVVFYPPGIPLLSPGEKITKFHIEHIKRRKNEKTIEVIRRGGL, from the coding sequence ATGGCAGAAGCACCTTTATATGAAAGATTAATGCAATATAATAAGGAAGATATTTATCCTTTCCATATGCCGGGACATAAATTAGGTAAAATTTTACCTTCTTCTTGTCTACTAAATTTAGATGTTACAGAAGTTAAAGGAATGGATAATTTATACGAACCGGAGGAAGTCATTGCAAAAGCACAAAAATTACTAGCGAAGACCTTTGGTGCTGAAGAAACGATATTTTTAGTAAATGGATCTACGGCTGGTGTTATAGCATCAATACTTGGCGTATGCGACCCTAAAGATCAACTCATTCTTGCACGGAACAGCCATCATTCTGCCCATCATGGAATGATTTTGGGAGATATAACTCCTTGCTATATTAATCCGAAAATAATAGAGCCTTATGGCTTATTAGGAGGCATATCTTCAGAGGATGTAGAAGAAACTATTAAAAGGCATCCGAAGGCAAAAGCTGTATTTATTACAAGCCCTACTTACGAAGGATTTACTTCCAATATTAAAGAGATTGCTCGAATTGCTCATCAATATAATAAAATATTAATTGTAGATGAAGCCCATGGAGCACATTTTAATTTTCATTCTTCTTTTCCTAAAACTGCTCTTAGTCAAGGAGCCGATATCGTTATCCAAAGTCTTCATAAAACTTTGCCCGCGCTTACCCAATGTGCCCTTATTCATTTTCATGGAACTAGAGCAAATAGAGACAGAGTAAAACAAACCCTTAGGATGATTCAAACCAGCAGTCCTTCTTATATTTTTATGGGGATGATGGATTTACTTAGGAAGACATTGGATGAACAAAAAGAGAAGTTGTTTGAACCTTATATTGCAAATCTAATGCATTTAAGAAATACATTAAAGGAAATGAATCATATTCTTCTCCTTGGAGAGGAATTAAATAAACAATACGCTATAGAAGAAATTGATATTTCAAGATTGGTTTTTTATACTGGATATACGAATTTATCAGGAGTGGAGATTGATAGACTTCTTAGGAATAAATATAAAATTCAAATGGAATTAAGCAGCGAAATTCATTTTATTGGTATTTCAAGCATAGCAGATACCAAAGAAGGTTTTGAGCGTCTTTTAAATTCAATGAAGGAAATTGATCAGGGATTAATCTTTAATCAAAAAAATGCCGATATAGATAATATATTATATCCTCCTTCAGAAATAATAATTTCTCCAAGAGAAGCTTTCTATGCGCCAAAAGAAGTGATACCTTTAGAAGATGCGGAAGGAAAAGTTTCATCAAATTTTGTGGTATTTTATCCCCCAGGTATTCCTTTGTTATCTCCGGGAGAAAAAATCACAAAGTTCCATATTGAACACATAAAAAGACGCAAAAACGAAAAGACAATAGAGGTTATTAGACGGGGTGGACTATGA
- a CDS encoding nucleoside recognition domain-containing protein produces the protein MLNYLWGFMILIGIIVAAFTGTMGAVTQTAISSSKEAVQICITLLGVLAFWMGIMKIAEKSGLISGLTNRIRPILRFLFPDIPDGHEAQKYIATNLIANVLGLGWAATPPGLLAMKALQKLNLKKDEASNAMCMFLIVNISSVQLISVNIIAYRSQYGSANPSEVIGPSLLATCVSTVTAIVFGKIMERRRRS, from the coding sequence ATGTTAAACTATCTATGGGGGTTTATGATTCTTATTGGTATTATCGTTGCTGCTTTTACAGGGACAATGGGAGCAGTTACTCAAACTGCGATTAGTTCATCAAAGGAAGCTGTTCAAATTTGTATTACTTTATTAGGGGTGTTGGCTTTTTGGATGGGAATCATGAAAATTGCAGAAAAGTCAGGACTTATTTCCGGCTTAACAAATAGAATACGGCCCATTTTGCGCTTTTTATTTCCTGATATTCCTGATGGACATGAGGCGCAAAAATATATTGCTACCAATTTAATTGCCAATGTATTAGGACTGGGATGGGCAGCTACTCCCCCGGGATTATTGGCAATGAAAGCACTGCAAAAATTAAATCTTAAAAAGGATGAAGCCAGCAATGCCATGTGTATGTTTTTGATTGTAAATATTTCTTCCGTTCAGCTTATTTCAGTCAATATTATTGCCTATAGATCTCAATATGGTTCAGCCAATCCGTCGGAGGTTATTGGACCTTCACTGCTTGCTACCTGTGTTTCAACCGTAACGGCTATTGTATTCGGTAAAATCATGGAAAGGAGAAGAAGAAGTTGA
- a CDS encoding spore maturation protein codes for MKWVLYISDFMIPLIIFGILIYGLLKKINIFDVFIEGAKESVNTILTIMPTLIGLMVAVGIIRASGALDMIEKGLKPLLKFTSFPSELIPLTILRSISSSASLGLVLDLFKQYGPDSFIGRLISIMMGCTETIFYTMSVYFMSIGIKKTRYTLAGAILANLAGVIASFYITIWVFGK; via the coding sequence TTGAAATGGGTTTTGTACATATCCGATTTTATGATTCCTCTTATCATATTTGGTATACTGATTTACGGACTTCTTAAGAAAATCAATATATTTGATGTGTTTATAGAAGGGGCAAAGGAAAGTGTTAATACTATTTTAACGATTATGCCCACTTTAATCGGGCTTATGGTAGCTGTAGGGATTATTAGGGCTTCCGGGGCCTTAGATATGATTGAAAAGGGACTTAAGCCCTTGCTTAAGTTTACCTCTTTTCCGTCGGAGCTCATTCCTCTTACAATTTTAAGGAGCATTTCTTCTTCGGCAAGTTTGGGACTAGTTCTTGATTTGTTTAAGCAGTATGGACCGGATTCCTTTATAGGAAGGCTCATTTCCATCATGATGGGATGTACGGAAACAATTTTTTATACCATGTCGGTTTATTTTATGTCTATTGGGATTAAAAAAACAAGGTATACTTTGGCGGGGGCCATTCTTGCAAACCTTGCTGGAGTCATTGCTTCATTTTATATCACAATATGGGTTTTTGGAAAATAA
- a CDS encoding cyclic-di-AMP receptor codes for MKLIVAIIHDEDAHGVMDELNRKGFGVTKLASTGGFLKSGNTTIFIGAEEESVEQVIKIIEKKCKSRKQVTTANLPPTNITEGYIPYPIEVTVGGATIFVLDVDRFEKI; via the coding sequence ATGAAACTCATCGTTGCGATTATTCATGATGAAGATGCCCACGGAGTAATGGATGAATTAAATAGGAAAGGATTCGGCGTTACGAAACTTGCCAGTACCGGGGGATTTTTAAAGTCAGGAAATACAACGATTTTTATTGGGGCTGAAGAAGAGAGTGTTGAACAAGTTATTAAGATTATAGAGAAGAAGTGTAAAAGCAGAAAACAAGTAACAACGGCAAATTTACCTCCAACCAATATAACGGAAGGATATATTCCTTACCCTATAGAAGTTACTGTAGGAGGAGCGACTATTTTTGTACTGGATGTAGACCGTTTTGAAAAAATCTAA
- the tmk gene encoding dTMP kinase — protein MRGLFISMEGPDGSGKTTQIEKLKEYFSNKGYEVVITREPGGTQISEEIRNIILDVKNEALSDMTEALLYAASRAQHVEEKIKPALESGKIVISDRFVDSSIVYQGYARGIGIDTVESINSFAIQGYMPDITFFFDIEPELAMKRKANQKSLDRLEQEHISFHNKVYEGYKILLKRYPKRIKSIDARQSIDNIYEQIMKEVTNLL, from the coding sequence ATGAGAGGATTATTTATTTCCATGGAGGGGCCAGACGGTTCTGGAAAAACAACTCAGATTGAAAAATTAAAGGAGTATTTTTCGAATAAGGGTTATGAAGTGGTTATAACCAGAGAACCCGGAGGAACTCAAATCAGTGAAGAAATTAGAAATATTATTTTAGATGTAAAAAATGAAGCCTTATCAGATATGACAGAAGCCCTCCTTTATGCAGCATCCAGAGCACAGCATGTGGAAGAAAAAATAAAACCGGCACTGGAAAGCGGAAAGATTGTCATCAGCGATCGATTTGTAGATTCGAGTATTGTCTATCAAGGCTATGCAAGAGGGATTGGAATAGATACAGTAGAATCTATTAATAGCTTTGCCATACAAGGATATATGCCCGATATTACATTCTTTTTTGATATTGAACCTGAACTCGCTATGAAAAGAAAAGCCAATCAAAAATCCTTAGATCGACTGGAACAGGAGCATATTTCATTTCATAATAAAGTATATGAGGGGTATAAAATACTTTTAAAAAGATATCCAAAGCGAATAAAATCCATTGATGCCAGGCAGAGTATAGACAATATCTACGAGCAAATAATGAAAGAAGTGACTAATTTATTATAA
- a CDS encoding YaaR family protein — protein MDMKVGPIQTPTIQATKEVKEKSVEKDFAFTLLSKIDESDLQQKLERMLQDITVQGKKLADHMDVKDLKKYRTLVSDFMNEVVSRSHKFSRENFLDKRGRHRVYGIVKKVNNNLDELAQELIKKEKDHLRILEKVDEIRGLLLDIMT, from the coding sequence ATGGATATGAAAGTTGGGCCAATTCAAACACCTACAATACAAGCGACTAAAGAAGTAAAGGAAAAATCCGTAGAGAAAGATTTTGCCTTCACTCTTTTAAGTAAAATTGATGAATCAGACCTTCAGCAAAAGCTTGAAAGAATGCTGCAGGATATTACAGTCCAAGGTAAAAAACTAGCGGACCATATGGACGTAAAGGATTTAAAAAAATATAGAACCTTGGTTTCTGATTTTATGAATGAAGTGGTCTCGAGATCTCATAAGTTTTCCAGAGAGAACTTTTTAGATAAAAGAGGAAGACATAGGGTGTATGGTATTGTAAAAAAGGTTAATAATAATTTAGACGAACTGGCCCAGGAACTTATAAAAAAGGAAAAAGATCACCTAAGAATCTTAGAAAAAGTTGATGAAATCAGAGGATTACTTTTAGATATTATGACTTAA
- a CDS encoding tRNA1(Val) (adenine(37)-N6)-methyltransferase has translation MKRIMKQSMKNLKNNVELLEGERLDDLNLKGYQIIQNPKFFCFGMDAVLLSAFTEIKEGDTVLDLGSGNGIIPILLEAKTKGKKFTGLEIQEQNVDMARRSILLNHIEEKVEMHLGDVRKIKEYYTAESFDVVTSNPPYMNAGGGLINLHEAKTIARHEVLCSLEDIIYAASYVLKNKGNFYMVHRPHRLVDIMVLLRKHRLEPKTLQMVHPYMDKEPNMVLIKAVKNAKALLKVSKPLIVYNEKGQYNDEVKELYNE, from the coding sequence ATGAAGAGGATAATGAAGCAATCTATGAAGAATTTGAAGAATAATGTAGAACTCCTGGAAGGAGAACGACTTGATGATCTTAATTTAAAAGGGTATCAAATTATACAAAACCCTAAATTTTTTTGTTTTGGGATGGATGCAGTTTTACTTTCCGCCTTTACAGAAATAAAAGAAGGAGACACGGTACTGGATTTAGGCAGTGGAAACGGAATCATACCTATACTATTAGAAGCAAAGACAAAAGGAAAGAAATTCACTGGCCTTGAAATTCAAGAACAGAATGTGGATATGGCAAGAAGAAGCATTTTGCTTAATCATATAGAAGAAAAAGTAGAAATGCATCTTGGCGATGTAAGAAAAATAAAAGAGTATTATACAGCAGAGTCCTTTGATGTTGTAACTTCCAATCCCCCTTATATGAATGCAGGAGGGGGACTCATTAATTTACATGAGGCAAAAACCATAGCAAGGCATGAAGTACTTTGCTCTTTAGAAGATATTATTTATGCGGCTTCCTATGTATTAAAAAATAAGGGAAACTTTTATATGGTGCATCGTCCCCATAGATTAGTAGATATTATGGTTCTTCTTAGGAAACATCGACTTGAACCAAAAACATTACAAATGGTTCATCCTTATATGGACAAAGAACCTAATATGGTACTTATTAAAGCGGTAAAAAATGCAAAAGCCTTGCTTAAAGTTTCAAAGCCTCTTATTGTTTATAACGAAAAAGGACAGTATAATGACGAAGTAAAGGAACTATACAATGAATAA
- a CDS encoding AbrB/MazE/SpoVT family DNA-binding domain-containing protein, with protein MKSTGVVRKVDELGRVVLPIELRRNLDIHEKDALEIFVDNDKIILKKYEPADIFTGSMDDLIDYKGKKISRETILELVRLAGMEIKEQ; from the coding sequence GTGAAATCAACAGGTGTTGTAAGAAAAGTAGACGAATTAGGAAGAGTTGTTCTTCCAATCGAATTAAGAAGAAACTTAGACATTCATGAAAAAGATGCTTTAGAAATTTTTGTGGACAACGATAAGATCATCTTAAAGAAATACGAGCCAGCTGACATTTTTACTGGCAGCATGGATGACCTAATTGACTATAAAGGTAAAAAAATCTCTAGAGAAACTATTCTTGAACTTGTAAGATTAGCAGGAATGGAAATTAAAGAACAATAA
- a CDS encoding phosphoenolpyruvate carboxykinase (ATP), with amino-acid sequence MATQAKFSRDQIGSNNPIFSQIRTTIETPFYGNNVVKVTSLKEAYKLAAASPGTIVTDMPVYNPEAIGLDSDAKVLLFNDGAVSGRAASARKIIGEPGVNTAEYALKISEAAYQTRFKKMYHAEVYVGLDEDFMVKAHLLIPEGQENIMYSWMLNFQYLTDEYFNMYKRSKELKNEGDIYVLSDPTWSHPDHPMGLACFDPQHNCAAILGMRYFGEHKKGTLTLAWAIANRNGYASCHGGQKRYNLSDGRKFVAGVFGLSGSGKSTITHARHNDKYDITVLHDDAFVISTVDGSSVALEPAYFDKTQDYPLTSEDNKYLLTVQNNGATVDEDGKVVIVTEDIRNGNGRAVKSKLWSPNRVDKFDEPVNAIFWLMKDPTLPPVVKLRGAELASVMGATLATKRTTAERLAPGVDPNALVVEPYANPFRTYPLADDYNKFKALFQERNVDCYILNTGHFMDKKVTPSVTLGVLEAIIEGTATFKPWGNFSDIEILEVEGYIPDLNDAEYVDQLKKRMEDRIRFVESRATEKGGFDKLPDEALEALKKVVSELN; translated from the coding sequence ATGGCAACACAAGCAAAATTTTCACGAGATCAAATCGGATCTAACAATCCTATTTTCTCTCAAATCAGAACAACTATTGAAACTCCATTCTACGGCAACAACGTTGTTAAAGTTACATCTTTAAAAGAAGCATACAAATTAGCTGCTGCTTCCCCTGGAACAATCGTAACCGATATGCCTGTTTATAATCCTGAAGCAATCGGGTTAGATTCAGATGCTAAAGTATTATTGTTCAACGATGGTGCAGTTAGTGGTCGTGCTGCTTCTGCTAGAAAAATTATCGGAGAACCTGGCGTAAACACAGCAGAATATGCTCTTAAAATCAGTGAAGCAGCTTATCAAACTCGTTTTAAGAAAATGTATCATGCTGAAGTATATGTAGGTCTTGATGAAGACTTCATGGTTAAAGCACATCTTTTAATTCCAGAAGGCCAAGAAAACATTATGTATTCCTGGATGCTTAACTTCCAATACTTAACCGATGAATACTTCAATATGTATAAGAGATCCAAAGAATTAAAGAATGAAGGAGATATTTACGTTTTATCCGATCCAACCTGGTCTCATCCAGATCATCCAATGGGACTTGCATGCTTTGATCCTCAACACAACTGTGCTGCAATCCTTGGAATGAGATACTTTGGTGAACATAAAAAAGGTACTCTTACATTAGCATGGGCTATTGCAAACCGTAACGGATATGCGTCCTGCCATGGCGGTCAAAAACGTTATAACTTATCTGATGGCAGAAAATTCGTTGCTGGTGTGTTTGGATTATCCGGTTCCGGTAAATCCACAATTACACATGCGCGTCACAATGACAAATATGATATCACAGTACTTCATGATGATGCTTTCGTTATTTCTACAGTTGACGGTTCTTCCGTTGCTTTAGAGCCTGCTTACTTTGATAAAACTCAAGACTATCCATTAACTTCTGAAGACAATAAATACTTATTAACCGTACAAAACAACGGTGCTACTGTTGATGAAGACGGCAAAGTAGTTATTGTTACTGAAGATATCCGTAACGGAAATGGTCGTGCGGTTAAATCTAAATTATGGTCTCCTAACCGTGTTGACAAATTTGATGAACCAGTTAATGCAATCTTCTGGCTCATGAAAGACCCAACTCTTCCTCCAGTTGTAAAATTAAGAGGAGCAGAACTTGCTTCTGTTATGGGAGCTACCTTAGCTACAAAGAGAACAACTGCTGAAAGACTTGCTCCTGGAGTAGATCCAAATGCATTAGTTGTAGAACCTTACGCTAATCCATTTAGAACATACCCATTAGCTGATGACTATAACAAATTCAAAGCTTTATTCCAAGAAAGAAATGTAGACTGCTACATCTTAAATACAGGTCACTTCATGGATAAGAAAGTAACTCCTTCTGTTACATTAGGCGTATTAGAAGCTATTATCGAAGGAACTGCTACATTTAAACCATGGGGCAACTTCTCTGATATCGAAATCTTAGAAGTTGAAGGTTATATCCCTGACTTAAACGATGCTGAATATGTAGATCAATTAAAGAAGAGAATGGAAGACAGAATCAGATTCGTTGAATCCAGAGCAACAGAAAAAGGCGGATTTGACAAACTTCCAGATGAAGCATTAGAAGCACTTAAGAAGGTTGTAAGCGAATTAAACTAA
- a CDS encoding ATP-binding protein yields MYTFEEIIGHKGVIENLQQTIKHNKVSHSYILDGISGIGKKTIALTFAKTLQCLNKGIAPCNECSSCRAFDSGNHPDVFFISTEKKSLGVDEIRDNIQKDIETKPYKYSYKIYIVDKADKMTIQAQNALLKTIEEPPSYGIIMLVSTNYKQFLPTIISRCSLIKLNPLKPGEIKDYFKTGPIDHNMIDLYIAFSGGSIGVIKKMMESEHFLEIRENVIRWVNEINSGDLIKLFEIQKEMENYKEEIDFVLDLMYAWYRDILLIKQIGNNPYILNKDKINLLLNTGMDLSYNKLGRSLDAIEDAKKQLRQNANFQLALEIMLLHIKENAHERNRSSF; encoded by the coding sequence ATGTATACGTTTGAAGAAATTATTGGTCATAAAGGAGTAATTGAAAATCTCCAGCAGACAATCAAGCACAATAAAGTATCTCACAGTTATATATTGGACGGCATTTCTGGTATCGGTAAGAAAACAATTGCATTAACCTTTGCAAAAACCCTTCAATGTCTTAATAAAGGAATAGCACCCTGTAATGAATGCAGTTCTTGCAGAGCTTTTGACTCAGGAAATCATCCTGACGTTTTTTTTATCAGTACGGAGAAAAAAAGTTTAGGCGTGGATGAAATTAGGGATAATATTCAAAAAGACATTGAAACAAAGCCTTATAAATACAGCTATAAGATTTATATCGTAGATAAGGCGGATAAAATGACCATACAGGCTCAAAATGCCCTTTTAAAAACTATAGAGGAGCCTCCTTCTTATGGTATTATTATGCTTGTCTCTACGAATTATAAGCAATTTCTTCCTACTATTATATCAAGATGTTCCCTGATAAAACTAAATCCCCTAAAACCCGGAGAAATTAAAGATTATTTTAAAACAGGCCCCATAGATCATAATATGATAGATTTGTATATCGCTTTTTCCGGGGGAAGTATCGGTGTTATTAAAAAAATGATGGAATCAGAACATTTTCTTGAAATCAGAGAAAATGTCATTAGATGGGTTAATGAAATAAACTCAGGGGATTTAATAAAACTGTTTGAAATACAAAAAGAAATGGAAAACTATAAAGAAGAAATAGATTTTGTATTGGATTTAATGTATGCTTGGTATAGGGATATTTTATTGATCAAACAGATAGGCAACAATCCATATATCCTCAATAAAGATAAGATCAACCTGTTGTTGAATACAGGCATGGACTTATCTTATAATAAACTTGGCAGAAGTTTAGATGCCATTGAAGATGCAAAAAAGCAGCTTAGGCAAAACGCAAATTTTCAACTTGCTTTAGAAATTATGCTACTACATATAAAGGAGAATGCACATGAACGTAATAGGAGTTCGTTTTAA